AAAACGGCGTCGGGACAGTCGTCTCTCTTATGCTCTCACACTCCATTATTCTGCTCATCAGCTGGACGGTCTTCTTTGCTCTCTGGTACCTCTTCGGTATTCCTGTCGGACCAGGGACGAGTTTAACGTATTAAGAAATATAGAGTTCTGATAGCTTAAACCGATGCGCCGACGACAATGATGTAAAAAAGCCTGCCGATTTGACTTTAGGTCAGCCGGCAGGCTTTTTCGTTTCGTATTACTTTACATAGAATTGTAAAATACGATCAATCAACACAGCTGTTTCTGCTCGTGTAGCTTCGTCAAGCGGCTTTAATTGGTTTTCATTGCCTTCAATTAAGCCCGTTTGCTCTAGCTGACTTATGCCACCTCTCGCATAGCTCGCAATGGAGGAGACGTCCTCATAGCCTTCTAGCGTATTCTCAGCAGATTGCTCTGGCAGCTTATCTAGTGTTGCTAAAGCGCGAGCCGTCATTGTGAATAAGTCTTGACGAGCGATGTGCGCATTCGGGTTAAAGCGGTTGTCGCCCGTTCCTTGAACGATACCTAGATCTTTAGCA
The window above is part of the Litoribacterium kuwaitense genome. Proteins encoded here:
- a CDS encoding S-layer homology domain-containing protein gives rise to the protein AKDLGIVQGTGDNRFNPNAHIARQDLFTMTARALATLDKLPEQSAENTLEGYEDVSSIASYARGGISQLEQTGLIEGNENQLKPLDEATRAETAVLIDRILQFYVK